CCACCGACACAACCGTATGCACAGCCGACGCAGATCCTGGTTGTCAGTTAACATTTAGTTCGACTGTACGTGGTACAAGAAACAAGGGTAAACTAGGAGCGTCGTTCGCACCTGAAATATGACACGAAGAGAAGTCAAACACCTGTTTTTACTACACAACTATAGTACCTGCAGCTGTCATGGTTGAAGTGGAAGCCAGTGGAGCACACGAGTATTCTAGGACACTCACAGGAACATAGAAGGGGTCTCCATATCTTGTCCATTTCCATGCATTCAAATGCTTCGAGAACGTTCCTGCACTTGCAGGAACACTCGTCTTCAGAGTATATCTGCAGAGAAAGCAGAGCTGTCACTATAGCGCAGAACGACGATAAACACTCCAGAACGTCCAGAAGCAGAAGGCACAAGGAAGGCACCTGTTTAGAGTtgcagtcgtgacgttgcagacgacacgcGCAACGGCACCTCTTGTGTTCTATCATGGTCACGTGACTGCATTCGACTACAGGCTCACCCGATGAGAAGTTCACGTGCAGCACCTGACACAGATGAATTGTTCATGAATATAGGTATTCCTGTTCTACCGGGAGGTCATGAATGAATTGCCGTCAGTGCCGTTGATTTGGAAAGTCTAGAACACATCCCGCACTATCAGGGTCAAATTACAGTCTCTCTAACAACTAGACTGTCGCCTTCTCACTGTGAGAAGCTTACTTGACCCGTGctcaaatccagcccaccaatgcgCTACCCTAAAAGACCTTACTAACCTTTCTGAACAATGTCGGACTTCGGTCCACACTGTGAGGCTCCTGATTTTATTCTCACCAATTTGCCGCGCGCACTAAGGCAGAGTGTCGAGTGGCGATGAAGCACCCCAGTCATGGTCATCAATATataatgttgttgttgcatgaatgaatgaataaacgacgtcagaaaatcccagggctccttgcgcacgccttgcatcctgggagattactggaacGAGGATGGGAAAACTGTCCTTcacgtttcggtttcgctgacGTTGACTCCTCACGGACAATTGGGTGAGGGAGAAGAAACCGAATCAGCTTGGAGACCTTCTCGTCCTTTCTTATCaacaagttcccatagttcaaagcggcgctaagctctctgggattttctgaagttgtCTATTGCGATAGCACGGGCCATCGTCCGGACCATCCAACAGGCGTGCCTTTCGTGTTATTATGTACTGTATACAATTAGAATATATATTTACGAAAATATAAGAAATCAGACTTAATCGCTTTGCATTGCAGCGTGTGAAAGCAATTCGTCAGATATCATCTAAGTGTCATTAAGAAATTAGCCATGTATCTTTGCGCAGTACCATAACTGTTGATGGATCCATGTACGTGAGATCGAGGTCCTATACCATATACAGCAGGACAAAGTGACTGATAAGATTTTCGCAGAAATTGTGACTGACTATATGCCTGTGAATGATGTAATCCGACAAGAACCGATTTCTTAGCAAAGGCCACGCCGGCTAGCCGTTAGCCTTTACAATAGGAGCACCAAGACATTAGCAGTGGTAGAATGTGTAGAAATGTGCACCGGAACAGCGATGGCCGATGTAGCAATAGGATCACAGTAGAGGCTTTGGAAACAGCTGCCACTGCACTGGTACACTTCTGCCAGCTGCGGAAGACGGATAACATCGGGCGGTGCAGGAGGTAACGGTACCAGGGTTTTACGAGGACCGCAGGACAACCTCATGTCTTCTTGCAAGATGTCCTCCGCGGAACATGCAGCCGGTTCGGGTGGTACGTGAGCTACTGTGAGAGTTAAGTCGTGACTTTATGAGTTCGCTGGGCAATTTCTCATCATGTAAATAAAACCATCAGTTCGCAAATAATGTAGCCTGTGTCTGAGAACGGGTTCTGTATTGTCGGTCTCAGCTCAACTCAGCTTACAGactttttcgaaaaagtgaAACATCAACAGGAGCGTGTGACAACGCAGTGCTTACCTTCGTGCGTCAGGTAATGGGGTTCGAACGATGTTGAACTGTACAAGCGGACTCTTCCGTTGGTTTGCCGCGTCTTCTGGGTGAAAGAATAAGGCTTGCAATTAGGCCGTGACTGAGAATGCAGGTATACGTAAGGGCTCGAAGCCACAAACTGGGAAAAACATGTAGATTTCGGAGCGACCCACGGTGTGTTTCAAACCTATGCTTGTACAGAAAGGACTCTTGCAGGCTAAAAGCTGCGAGAAAGCCGGAGTTCTTGTGCCGGTGTGCGGATGTTATGCGGAAACTTAATTTCCGGCACTCACATTTAACTTAAAGGGATTAACGGAAGACTAATCTATACACGGAGAATGTATTAAATGTGTCGCAGGGCAATTGCGAGGTATTCGGTTCCTTTGTCTTTAGCGGTCTCCGTAGACCAGTTCATCACCGCCTCCTGCTCCAAAGGTTGCAGGTTCGAACCCTGCCGAAGAAACGAGCAATTTATTAGCGTGGTACGAGTCTGCTAGACATCTTCCTCCATGAGAGACGTTGAACACGGGGAGCCACGAGCTCCGATTTCCTTGCAGGTTGGCAACATTAATCCACAGACGAACGTACGTGGCGCCACTCATAATTACGGTTGTCACGCGACGTAAAACATCCAATCAACAATTGATGTTTCATGATTTATGAGTTCCTTTCACTCCTATATCTCTGTCGTCGGGTACAGAACCAGGAGTTCTTACCTTCGCCGCAGAAGGACCCACTTGTCGTAGAACTTCTTTATACAAATCCTCTCGACTCATATTCCTGTATAGTCGCGATTCCACGGGTGACCAGGGGGCCAGACAGAGGATCCCGCATAAGAGGGGCAACCAGGTCATAACGGGTTTATCCGAAGACTACGACGCGTTCCATCTTACACCACAAACTGCCATCGGTGGAAAAGACGCTGGCGACGCAAATGCAAGCGACTGAAATTTTAAACGGTCGGTCGCGACGATACAGAGGAGGTGTCGGTGTCGTTTCCAGGAAGGAACTTGAAACGGATATTGTGAGGGCCTCCTTGTTCGTGAACGAGCGCGAACATGGTTGACGTCATCGGGAGTGAAAGTAAAGTCGTAAACGATATTTGACATATGGTACTTGTTGTTGATCGAAGGCGTTGCGAACGGGTAGGTATATGTACGCCTGGCCCTGTGTGGATGCACCTTCCGACTCATGGATGATCTCATATGTTCTCACAGCGTGGATATAGTCCTTTCAACTGGCAGGAGTGACACGAATAATTGTGTATTCAGGATTATCGATTATCGATTGTTTGTTATAACAAAGCTTTAACAAAAATGTTTAATCGCACACCAACAGGACGGATGTATCGTGTTCCCTGTCGTGTGAGGATACTCgaactttttgttttgtaattaagTAATTAAGTGACAttagttttctttcttctttctttttttttttaattacgaggattagagccaaaatgtcaatgagaaagttgtagtgGGAGACACGGCGACATGAAACCCGATGAGTGCAGCTTTGTGCTTGTAAcggattttttcttcttcttcttttttctttttttttttttcggctctAAAAGTAAACGTTCGGGTTTGCAAAAATTCGACGCGGGACCAGTCGCAGACGCGCGAGGAGTTAATGCCAAGCTAAAATGTCAAGTCAAAATGTCAACAGATCAATGAGAACTGTGACTAGTCTTCGTTCGATAACAGGACGCTCAAGAGTGCCGTGATCCGGCGCTTTTCGCGTCTACATCGACATCGAGTTCCGCGATTGGCTGCGCTCGCTACGTCACAGTCCTTTCGCCGCGGTTAGagccagtgtgtgtgtgtgctttctaGTGCCACTTCGTATTCGGCTCTACAGCCACGTGgatgcggtggtggtggtggtggtggtagggcTTGCGCCACGTGGATGCGCTTTTGTCATtatcaagatggcggacgaaTGAATGATGGGGGAGGCTCGCGCTGTGCATCGCCAAAGCGACATTTGGAACATTAAAGGTACCGTGAAACAACAAGCAAGCACGTATTTGATGTCGTTTAAGAGCTtgttgcagaaaaaaagaaaagaaatacgcTCGCGACATCGCGCACACGTGATATGTCGCTCTAAAAGAAAATTAATATGTCGTCCAACTTGCGATGGGTCGAGGCGACGTTGGTGTGAAACAACACTCGTTTTAGCGGGCAACAATGGCGCTCATGCCACATTGTTGCCCGCAATTTTCCATGTTGATTTTCTATAAAACAATGAGCGGGACggggacgaaaattgtgacgttaGAGTCCTGAGTGCCTAACGCCGTTCACTGAACTCACTTTATGAGACTGAGCTTCAATTGTTTTACGGTGCCTTTCACATGACACCAATATTCATATTCAGACACTCAGCGAGCGAGGATGGTATTTAGGCCTCCACACTATCTTTGCTGTAgcgtgtaaaaaaagaaaaagaaagaaagctgtgccaaattgaaatggaaatactGCACAATGCAGTCGAGTCCGTTTATAACGATGTTGACGGAAACGCAAAACCCGATCGTTACATCAGAGTTAGAGTTATCGCTGAAGGAAGTAGACAACCTTCATGGTAGACAATCAGTGAAACGAATGATTTATTTCTCGCGCCGGCCGTGGCTCGGCACCATCGCATGATCGTAGCGGATGACAATGGCGGCAGAGTCGCTACATCGTTATATACCAGCTTTCGCGAAGTCGCTGGTCTGAATCTGACGTGATCCAGACCAACGATTTCGCGAAAGCTCTTATATAACGATAACTCTGATATAAAGATCGGGTTTCAGGTTCCCGTCAACATTGGACGTTGACGTATAACGGTGTATAACAGGTGACGTATACTTCGTTGACGTATACTTCATTGACGTACGAAGTAGAACGGTACAAGTAGAACGCCGCTGAACATGGAGCGCAAAAGAATTTTATCTGGCTCTAAACTGACACAACTTTGATAACTCAGCGATTAATATTTTAAAATGTGCTTAATTAAGTGCATCATATAAATGTAGTTAAACGTAGTATTCCGGTGCCAACAAAAATTGTTTCGCAGCCTAAAAATAGTGCTGCACCCACTGCAAACGTTCTTTGTGGGCTCTTTCACACAAGGCTCCTGCTATACCCAATATTGGTGTGGCCCTCTATTCATCGACTCGTTCCAGCGCAGGCTGCAAGATGGAGAGGCGGAAATTATTGGTTTCAGGTGTGACAGAATTGTACAGCTCAGAATAGAAAATGAAAAGCAATCTTTCCCAGAACCATATGCTACCATATTACGCATTACAACTTAGGGGTAACTCATTCACACATACATCTTATATTATTTTGTCATATTCAAAAAGCGCAGAATATTACACACTGCCCCGAACTCAGTCACACATATGTGCAGCTGTTTCgtcgtaaacaacgagaaattgGCTGAGGCTGATTCACAATGAATGTGAATCACTTTGTGTTGCAATTTGTACAGCAAAATGACCGAGGAGTCGTACTTTTCCTGCAGTGTCATTTTATTTAAGGTATATAATATGCTATTCCCATGGGACTAAAATAATGACATATAAAATTTTTTTGTACACAGTAAACTCTAGGAAGGAGCACATGCTATGTGCATTTATGTAGGCTGCACCACATACCCATCAAAGGTATGGAATGTGCTGAAATGCAttgtgaagagagagagagagagtcacCTTTCGGAAAACGTCAAAATTTCAAACTCGAGATGGAAATAAATACTGACCGACGAGAAGTACAGAACATGAAGGTGGTGTGAATAGACACAATCTAATGCCCGATGTTTGTGTCGTGAAGTGTTGAGTAGGAGAACCGAGCATAAAGTTGCACTCACAACGCTAACCCCTATTAAATTTGTTCTGATAGAAGGGGGAAGCAGAACAGAAAATCTGACCTTATTAATTCTAAAAAGTGTGAGAACAGCAACAGAAGAATTGGTCATCACGGGAGAATTgggagggaaaaaaaatagctcGTCGGGCAGATGTTAGCCAAGATGTACTTCATAATGAGGTCTAGGCTTTAGGCctacctttccccctttccccttTTTGTCCACTTACATGTCTAACCAATTCCAAAAAGTTGTAGTTCTTAAATGTCGTCACTGCTATAGAGTGCAACTTTGTACACTTCTGGTCGAAGAAGTTGTTGATCTTATCAATTTGTTGTGAGCAATACTTTGATCGTACTGCACAACATCAGTATTGTGCAATGGACACAAACGCATGATGATGGCCCATAATGacatcgatcaatcaatcatcatAGTCGTTCATCAGGAAATGGTAAACAAAAGTGGCCCTCTTGCGGTCTGccatctgtcgtctgctaccggcTGGCTCTTCTTCTTTTGGACGTAGCAAGACTGTACCAAATACATTCGCtaaaagggaaggaaaagaaagattAACGTCTTATTGAAGATGAAAGATTACTGAAGATAGGAAATGAAACCAAGGCTTACCCAAGAGCTTTGCGTCCAGTTTGTTATCTGAAGAATGTGCTAGAAGCTCTTTCAGAAAAGACACAAGGTAGACAAACGTCTTCCTATGCACGTCTGGAACCTGTGAGACAACCTGCAGAACCACATGTTGTCATAGAATAGTCACTTATTAATTCTGCTAAGTTTCTACCACAAGTGCAAATAAATACATGCCCTTGGCAAATTAAGCTATCAAGTTTTAGTTTGACAAGCGTGACCCCTACTCAGAATGTAACTGAAACAGAAATTCTGACACTGTCTATAGAAACATGCAAGTACGACAGTGAGACAGAGCacagcactgcacgggccaTATTCTTAGGCCCGAGCCCGGCCCTCCTCTGATTTATCCGCCTGGGCCCAGCCCGACGGCTCCATACCTGGCCCCAAGCCTGAAGAATTTCTAGGTTTCCCCGCCCCGAGAAATTTATAGGCTATCCGGCCCGGCCCACTGCAGCGGGCTGAAAGAGTTGGCCGTGGCTAACTAACACTGGGGTAGCACATGCTTGAGCCCGGCCATACACAGGCCTGTATATTCCATATACCGGCTGTACGGGCCATTACGGGCCATATATATGGACCTGTATATTCCATATACCGGCTGTACAGGCCATTACGGGCCATACAGGCCATATATACGGGCCTGTATATTCCATATACCGGCTGTACGGGCCATATATGGCACGTATATGGCATTTACAGGCCCGTATGTGGTAGGACTGAAGCATGTGCTACTATCCCAGTGTTAGTTAGCCGCAGTCAGCAGCAATACAAGTCATATACGGCCCGTAATGGCCCGTACAGCCAGTACATGGCCCGTTATCAGACCCGAGGCCAACCCAGGCTGGGGAAAATAAGGCTTTACCAGCAAAATACTTTTGCTGTGAAGTGTACTGTCAGATAAAATCACTAAAACCAGTGCTAAGAACACTAAGGACGACACAGGATGTACGCACTACCATGtgtgaccaacaggcccaaatttTTTGTTTATTCGTGTACTGTCAGTGTGCAATCAAATTTACGAAACAGCAGTTGTGAACTGACAGAACAATCTGCTTTTACAACATTGGCAATTCCCATTGCCTTTCttcgttgtttctttcttctcgaCTCGCATGCTGTTTATAGCAGCTTGAGCTACGCTGGTCCACACCATAAGTAAAGCCTGAAGTTTCCGGGAaattttttcttctaaatttggggggtagaaattgggtaaataacatgtgctctaaattcatgcgaatttgggtggaaaaacaTCCAGTGTGCCAAATTCGGGGAGTAATTGGGCACAGTTACTCAAGTTagtgcatttgctgccaaacacgGTAGTgtggtgcattcctacagacgtctcagtgagggcaatttgctgggtaaaaatctggtttcaccctaaagaggcaaccttcaactcggggtgcaaattcatgGAAGAGTCAGGTTAAACCcgaagacttcaggctctaaccATAAGCAAGGCCCGACTTTTTCGGCTTATATTCGGGTAACCCTGCCAGGTGACAGGCGACATCACAACATGGAGGATTTTTTAACGATGCACGGAACAGAGACCTCCCCAACACACACAGCGGGCAACCTGCGCTCATCGTCCCTTCACAGGAGCTCATCTTATTTGCTGCAGAATATGCCGCAGCCAAAAACAAAAACTAAATTACAGAGGtccacctcagtgctcctttaatgtaGGTTAAAATTACTAGACATTTGAATTAATGGATGTTTAAGCTTAAAAAAAACTTTGAACCGCCTATCGTTTAAATAAACTAATGTCACAGTTCGAAAACAATGTGGTAAAAGGATGCGAGTACCTGCTTGCAGAGCACAAAGTTATTGGAACAGTCAAGGCAGCGTTGGTAAGAAAGGCGAGGAATGACAGGCTCTGGAAGAGCTTCCAGGAAAAGGAGCAGGGCTTCTGCAATCGAGTGTACACTGCCAGCTAGAGAAGCAGATGTTAAGTTAAGGAATGTTAACAGCATTACgttcaaaaaaaggaactttggGAGGCAAAAGGGATACGGAGATGTCCGTCCAGTCGTGTGTCTAAGGCATCGCGAATCATCTGGATCTCCCATGTCAGTCCAGACTGCTGGAACAGGTCATCCTGAAATGTTTGACACGCGTTAAAGAAGGCCCGTAGAGCAGTCCTGGCTGATCATGCACCTGGGTCAAGCCGTACTTGTAGATCTGGTCCACGAGCAGCCACAGTTCCTTGGGCACCTCGAAGGGTATGTCCAGTACCCCTTCCTTCAATGTCCGCTTCTCCTACAAGACACAGTGCCGTATATGGTTCACTTATACCTCTTGTCAGATGGGCACACACACGGCCTTTAAGGCAACGGCATTAAGAAAAGGTCAtagctgaaatatggccttaAACCCTGGGAGGCTGCCAGACGGTGTCCATGAAGTGTCCGGTGATGTCTACACCGATGAACACATCTGCGAACGTTGAACGTTCTCACCGTGAGTACCCGGAAACAACGTTTGGTTCGCACTTAGCCAATTTGAAAAACAGCAAACGGTATTTGTTTTGAAGCAATTTCGACGCTTTCTTGTGCGCGCGCagttttggatgcagacgacacggagCGCAGTGGTTCGAGGGTATCACTACGAACTGAGGAGATAATAATGAGAACCAAAGTGCAAATATTCACCAAAAAAACTCGAGGCGTTGAACACGGAAAAAAGTTTGCAGAACATTACGTCTCataaaacattttatttcgaattgaagGAAATCCGTGCCATCTTGATCAAGGCGTTTGGTAACGAAACTTCGAGACTTCGACACTTGGACAGTTTCGGGGAAACGCTGTAAACTGTCTTGCGGGAGCTCCGTTGCCCTTACACCCGAGTTCTATCGCGAAGGCCGTATGACTGGCCGTCTGGCAAGAGTTTAATGACCGTAACCGTCAAGGCCGTAACCGTAAGTgcgcccgtctgacaggggtatcacAAAAGTTGCAGCGAAAGGCGTAAAAAAAATGGCCTCACAAGGAGCTCCAGCTTCTCCGGGCCTAATTCCCGTACTGGGCACGGCACCCGCACCAGGGCTTCCAGTGAACAGCCGTAGCAGCTGGGTTCGTACGTCCCAGATACAGTGATGTGTGGGCACGGTCAAGGAATATGATCCCTTGTGTACTTTCCGTACTGCCTTTTACGTGCGCATCTGTCCTTTTTGCACACAGCGAGAACAATGAGAAAGGATATGAAGATATCCTTGCCCCTCTCCAAGTGGAGCACCAGGATGTCGTAGAGGCTGTCCTCCCCGCAGTTGAGCTGCCAAG
This portion of the Ornithodoros turicata isolate Travis chromosome 3, ASM3712646v1, whole genome shotgun sequence genome encodes:
- the LOC135387951 gene encoding platelet-derived growth factor subunit A-like isoform X1 → MTWLPLLCGILCLAPWSPVESRLYRNMSREDLYKEVLRQVGPSAAKKTRQTNGRVRLYSSTSFEPHYLTHEVAHVPPEPAACSAEDILQEDMRLSCGPRKTLVPLPPAPPDVIRLPQLAEVYQCSGSCFQSLYCDPIATSAIAVPVLHVNFSSGEPVVECSHVTMIEHKRCRCACRLQRHDCNSKQIYSEDECSCKCRNVLEAFECMEMDKIWRPLLCSCECPRILVCSTGFHFNHDSCRCERRS
- the LOC135387951 gene encoding platelet-derived growth factor subunit A-like isoform X2, which encodes MTWLPLLCGILCLAPWSPVESRLYRNMSREDLYKEVLRQVGPSAAKTRQTNGRVRLYSSTSFEPHYLTHEVAHVPPEPAACSAEDILQEDMRLSCGPRKTLVPLPPAPPDVIRLPQLAEVYQCSGSCFQSLYCDPIATSAIAVPVLHVNFSSGEPVVECSHVTMIEHKRCRCACRLQRHDCNSKQIYSEDECSCKCRNVLEAFECMEMDKIWRPLLCSCECPRILVCSTGFHFNHDSCRCERRS